In Gossypium arboreum isolate Shixiya-1 chromosome 5, ASM2569848v2, whole genome shotgun sequence, a single genomic region encodes these proteins:
- the LOC108451414 gene encoding uncharacterized protein LOC108451414, with translation MTRETIENAIRSGKIEAEENTKRLAPRKKENDVNSTNIGYLKSFIVNQPRAVTTGSQGSLRQESGTKKNNEKLQFMPIPMSYKELYQSLFDAHVVAAFYLNPLQSPYPKWYDANAQYDYHAGISGHSIENCTAFKKVVERLIKVGVVKFDNAPSVENPIPNDADGGINTISENMGRKVKTDITEVKTPLKWVWKEMAKRRLVISNLKRCDEGIESYCEFHYEEGHGIQECKEFRALIQGLMDNKEIKFYEEVEEEGCIYMSESMSKGPKVNYPMVIISRSKNDVGIQMTPKVIIQKPAVFSYKENKRVHWNYDCNVTILGKESSAKEDQDIEPVKRKAPIAKLKKGKAIESEIPVNEPIKEEEAKEFLKFLKHSEYSVVEQLHKQLAHISILALLLSSEVHRNALMKVLNETYVANDISVNKLDRLINNISADNFIFFNDDEIPPGGMGSTKALHITTRGKGYTLPDVLIDNGSALNVLPLSTLNRLPVDSSHMKGCQNIVRAFDDTERRVMGRIEIPSLIGSTTYEVDFLVMDIKLSYNCLLGRPWIHLAGAVPLSLHQKLKLVSEGRLVTVNAEKDIIAVVSSDAPYLDTDDEAIECSLEFVNVTFIIEGSKILTPKLSKTTRMSLQLMVGRGALPGKGLGRHLQGRIEVSMLKDKCDHFGLGFRADARQRKKELEKRQERRKVQLSGEEIKWEPMVIPYISKTFVLKGIIHPERMTSRKKYIEEMLKDIHINAILEEATEEGTLSDVRPYEPGSVLGNWIVEDILVVFRAYSESPDINNMSDTANDSESLFEQDMCMEDSQDFEVDQGCSLSPDLLRIVE, from the exons ATGACTAGAGAAACGATTGAGAATGCAATAAGAAGTGGAAAGATAGAGGCAGAAGAGAATACCAAAAGGCTAGCCCcacggaaaaaggaaaatgatgtgAACAGTACGAACATAGGGTACTTAAAATCATTTATTGTTAATCAGCCGAGAGCAGTGACTACTGGGAGTCAAGGTTCGTTAAGACAAGAGTCTGGCACAAAGAAAAACAATGAGAAGCTTCAATTTATGCCTATCCCAATGTCATATAAGGAGTTGTATCAAAGTTTATTCGATGCACATGTGGTGGCCGCTTTTTACTTAAATCCATTACAATctccataccccaaatggtacgACGCAAACGCTCAATATGACTACCATGCAGGAATTTCGGGGCATTCAATAGAAAACTGCACTGCCTTTAAGAAAGTTGTTGAAAGACTTATTAAAGTGGGCGTTGTGAAGTTTGATAATGCACCTAGTGTAGAAAATCCGATACCTAATGACGCCGATGGCGGGATAAACACGATAAGTGAAAATATGGGGAGAAAGGTCAAGACAGACATTACTGAAGTGAAAACTCCTTTGAAATGGGTCTGGAAGGAGATGGCAAAAAGGAGATTAGTTATTTCGAATTTGAAAAGGTGCGACGAAGGGATAGAGAGCTACTGTGAATTCCACTATGAAGAGGGGCACGGAATTCAAGAATGTAAAGAGTTTAGAGCTTTGATTCAGGGCTTGATGGACAACAAGGAGATAAAATTTTATGAAGAGGTCGAAGAGGAGGGGTGTATATATATGTCAGAATCAATGTCGAAGGGCCCGAAGGTCAATTATCCTATGGTTATCATTTCGCGTTCGAAAAATGATGTGGGAATTCAAATGACGCCAAAGGTTATAATTCAGAAACCAGCAGTTTTCTCTTACAAAGAAAACAAAAGGGTCCATTGGAATTATGATTGTAATGTGACAATCCTGGGGAAGGAGAGTTCAGCTAAGGAGGATCAAGATATAG AACCTGTAAAAAGAAAAGCTCCGATAGCGAAACTAAAGAAGGGAAAAGCTATTGAGTCTGAGATTCCTGTCAATGAACCAATAAAAGAGGAGGAAGctaaggaattcttaaaattcctaAAACATAGTGaatatagtgtggtggaacagttGCATAAACAACTAGCTCACATATCTATACTAGCTTTGCTCCTAAGTTCAGAGGTCCACCGAAATGCATTGATGAAAGTGTTAAATGAGACGTATGTGGCTAATGACATCTCCGTCAATAAGTTGGATCGGCTGATTAATAACATAAGTGCTGATAATTTTATCTTCTTCAACGATGACGAAATACCACCAGGAGGTATGGGGTCCACTAAAGCTCTGCACATCACTACCAGAGGCAAAGGATACACATTGCCAGATGTCTTGATAGATAATGGGTCGGCATTGAATGTATTGCCCTTGTCTACATTAAATAGATTACCTGTGGATAGCTCACACATGAAGGGGTGTCAGAATATAGTGCGGGCATTTGATGACACAGAGAGAAGAGTCATGGGGAGAATAGAAATACCTTCTTTGATTGGTTCAACTACATATGAGGTGGACTTTTTGGTTATGGATATCAAACTCTCATACAACTGCCTCTTAGGAAGACCTTGGATACATTTAGCAGGGGCAGTGCCTTTATCATTGCATCAGAAGTTGAAGTTAGTATCAGAGGGTCGGTTGGTAACGGTAAATGCTGAAAAGGATATCATTGCAGTTGTAAGCAGTGATGCACCATATTTGGATACAGATGACGAAGCAATCGAATGTTCCTTAGAATTTGTTAATGTGACATTCATTATTGAGGGGAGCAAGATTCTGACACCGAAATTATCCAAAACTACAAGGATGAGTCTACAGTTGATGGTTGGAAGAGGAGCTTTACCAGGAAAGGGGCTTGGAAGACATCTCCAGGGAAGGATTGAAGTTTCGATGTTGAAAGACAAATGTGACCATTTTGGTTTAGGGTTCAGGGCAGATGCAAGACAAAGGAAGAAAGAATTAGAAAAAAGGCAGGAAAGAAGAAAGGTACAATTGAGTGGTGAAGAAATCAAGTGGGAACCTATGGTGATCCCTTACATATCAAAGACTTTTGTATTGAAAGGGATTATTCATCCCGAACGAATGACGTCGAGGAAAAAATACATCGAAGAAATGTTGAAAGATATTCACATCAATGCCATATTGGAAGAAGCGACTGAAGAAGGGACCTTGTCAGATGTTCGTCCTTATGAACCCGGGAGTGTTCTAGGCAACTGGATTGTAGAAGACATTCTTGTAGTATTTAGAGCttactcaga gtctccagatatcaataaTATGAGCGACACTGCTAACGACTCAGAGTCTctttttgagcaagatatgtgtatgGAGGATTCTCAGGATTTCGAAGTTGACCAAGGCTGtagcctatctcctgatttgttaaggatagtAGAGTAA